A window from Flavobacterium sp. 83 encodes these proteins:
- a CDS encoding cytochrome c oxidase subunit II encodes MTSLLVIIVLVLLAVALWQLTKIFDLTQVGSNSDSSQVATDNDNNVQGYLMFGFLAFIYIFTIYGLFKWGSLVLHTPASEHGALVDNLMNITWVLIFIVQAITQVLLHYFAFKYRGKKDQKALYFADNNKLEAIWSVIPAVVLAGLILYGLYAWTNIMFIDDEDDTVVIELYAQQFKWTARYAGNDNVLGKANVRYIEGVNTLGVDLGDPYSQDDIVVSELHIPKGKKIHFKMRSQDVLHSAYMPYFRAQMNCVPGMVTEFAFTPIYTTSEYRDLPFMIEKVANINAIRTKKSAELVANGETALDPYAFDYLLLCNKICGASHYNMQMKVIVDTPEEYKKWLSEKATLVQEVKTSKIPAPVEGGTGKDSTSAKDTAAVAKIAMK; translated from the coding sequence ATGACAAGTTTGTTGGTAATTATAGTTTTAGTTTTATTAGCTGTTGCTTTATGGCAATTGACGAAAATATTTGACTTAACTCAAGTAGGTTCTAATTCGGACAGTTCTCAAGTGGCTACTGATAATGATAATAATGTTCAAGGTTATTTAATGTTTGGTTTCTTGGCATTCATTTATATTTTTACGATCTATGGATTGTTTAAATGGGGATCATTAGTTCTTCACACACCAGCTTCAGAGCATGGTGCTCTTGTTGATAATCTTATGAATATCACTTGGGTTTTAATATTTATTGTTCAGGCAATCACTCAAGTTTTGTTGCATTATTTTGCCTTTAAATATAGAGGTAAAAAAGATCAAAAGGCTTTATATTTTGCTGATAATAATAAATTAGAAGCAATTTGGAGTGTTATTCCAGCAGTTGTACTTGCGGGTTTAATTCTTTATGGTCTTTATGCTTGGACTAATATTATGTTTATTGATGATGAAGATGATACAGTAGTAATTGAGTTATATGCACAACAATTCAAATGGACTGCTAGATATGCAGGAAATGATAATGTTTTGGGTAAAGCAAATGTTAGATATATTGAAGGTGTTAATACGCTTGGTGTGGATTTAGGTGATCCTTATTCACAAGATGATATTGTTGTGTCAGAATTACATATTCCTAAAGGAAAAAAAATACATTTTAAGATGCGTTCTCAGGATGTTTTGCATTCAGCTTATATGCCATATTTTAGAGCTCAAATGAATTGTGTTCCGGGTATGGTTACTGAATTCGCTTTTACTCCAATATACACTACTTCTGAATATAGAGATTTACCTTTTATGATTGAAAAGGTAGCCAATATTAATGCTATAAGAACTAAGAAAAGTGCTGAGTTAGTAGCTAATGGTGAAACCGCTTTAGATCCTTACGCATTTGATTATTTGTTATTATGTAATAAAATTTGCGGAGCTTCACATTATAACATGCAAATGAAAGTTATAGTTGATACTCCTGAAGAGTATAAAAAATGGTTAAGCGAAAAAGCGACTTTAGTACAAGAAGTAAAAACGTCGAAAATTCCTGCTCCAGTAGAAGGAGGAACTGGAAAAGATTCTACTAGTGCTAAAGACACGGCAGCTGTTGCTAAAATAGCTATGAAATAA
- a CDS encoding cbb3-type cytochrome c oxidase subunit I, with translation MSAEGHDHGHDHEHEHHHKDTFITKYIFSIDHKMIAKQYLLTGIIMGVIGVGMSMLFRMQLAWPEQSFKIFNILLGDKWAPNGVMANDIYLSLVTIHGTIMVFFVLTAGLSGTFSNLLIPLQIGARDMASGFMNMISYWLFFLSSVIMISSLFVESGPANAGWTIYPPLSALPQAISGSGLGMTLWLVSMAIFIASSLMGSLNYVVTVINLRTKGMSMTRLPLTIWAFFVTAIIGIVSFPVLLSAALLLIFDRSFGTSFFLSDIYIAGEVLHYQGGSPVLFEHLFWFLGHPEVYIVLLPALGITSEVIATNSRKPIFGYRAMIMSILAIAFLSTIVWGHHMFISGMNPFLGSVFTFTTLLIAIPSAVKAFNYITTLWKGNLQLNPAMLFSIGLVSTFITGGLTGIILGDSTLDINVHDTYFVVAHFHLVMGISALYGMFAGIYHWFPRMFGRMLNKNLGYVHFWVTAICAYGVFFPMHFIGLAGLPRRYYTNTNFPLFDDLQNVNVLITTFALIGGAFQLVFLYNFFSSIFYGKKSVQNPWKSNTLEWTAPVEHIHGNWPGEIPEVHRWPYDYSNPAHDVDFVPQNVPMKEGEEVLHH, from the coding sequence ATGTCAGCAGAAGGTCACGATCACGGACACGATCACGAACACGAACATCATCATAAAGACACTTTCATTACTAAATATATTTTTAGTATTGATCACAAAATGATTGCCAAACAGTACTTGCTAACCGGTATTATTATGGGAGTTATTGGTGTAGGTATGTCTATGCTTTTTAGAATGCAATTGGCATGGCCAGAGCAATCATTCAAGATTTTCAATATATTACTTGGAGATAAATGGGCTCCAAACGGGGTAATGGCTAATGATATCTATTTATCATTAGTTACCATACATGGTACTATAATGGTATTTTTTGTTCTTACTGCAGGTTTAAGTGGAACTTTTAGTAATTTATTGATACCACTTCAAATTGGAGCGCGAGATATGGCTTCAGGATTTATGAATATGATTTCTTATTGGTTGTTTTTCTTGTCAAGTGTTATCATGATAAGTTCTTTATTTGTTGAATCAGGACCTGCAAATGCTGGTTGGACTATTTATCCGCCTTTAAGTGCTCTCCCTCAAGCGATCTCTGGTTCTGGTCTTGGTATGACTTTATGGTTAGTTTCCATGGCTATATTTATTGCTTCTTCTTTAATGGGATCTTTAAATTACGTTGTGACTGTAATTAATCTTAGAACTAAAGGGATGTCAATGACAAGATTGCCACTTACAATTTGGGCTTTCTTTGTAACTGCTATTATTGGTATAGTTTCTTTTCCAGTTTTGTTATCAGCAGCTTTATTGTTAATTTTTGATAGAAGTTTTGGTACTTCATTCTTCTTGTCTGATATTTATATAGCAGGTGAAGTTTTACATTACCAAGGAGGTTCACCAGTATTGTTTGAACACTTATTTTGGTTCTTGGGACACCCGGAAGTATATATTGTATTATTACCGGCTTTAGGTATTACTTCTGAAGTTATTGCTACTAACTCTCGAAAACCAATTTTTGGTTATAGAGCGATGATTATGTCAATTTTGGCTATCGCATTTTTATCTACAATTGTTTGGGGTCACCATATGTTTATCTCTGGTATGAATCCATTCTTAGGATCTGTATTTACATTTACAACTTTGTTGATTGCTATTCCTTCTGCAGTAAAAGCGTTTAATTATATTACAACACTTTGGAAAGGAAATTTACAATTGAATCCTGCTATGTTGTTTTCAATAGGTTTAGTTTCTACTTTTATTACAGGTGGTTTGACAGGTATTATTCTTGGGGATAGTACATTGGATATTAATGTTCACGATACATATTTTGTAGTTGCTCACTTTCACTTAGTAATGGGTATATCTGCTCTTTATGGTATGTTTGCAGGTATTTATCACTGGTTTCCAAGAATGTTTGGAAGAATGTTAAACAAGAATTTAGGATATGTACACTTTTGGGTGACTGCAATCTGTGCTTATGGTGTTTTCTTCCCAATGCACTTTATAGGATTAGCAGGTTTGCCAAGACGTTATTATACAAACACAAACTTTCCATTATTTGATGATTTACAAAATGTAAATGTTCTTATTACTACTTTTGCATTAATTGGTGGAGCTTTTCAATTGGTATTTTTATACAACTTTTTCAGTAGTATATTCTATGGTAAAAAATCTGTTCAGAATCCATGGAAATCAAATACTCTTGAATGGACGGCTCCAGTAGAACATATTCACGGTAACTGGCCGGGTGAGATACCTGAAGTACACCGTTGGCCTTATGATTACAGTAATCCTGCTCATGATGTAGATTTTGTGCCTCAAAATGTTCCAATGAAAGAAGGTGAAGAAGTTCTTCATCATTAA
- the ruvB gene encoding Holliday junction branch migration DNA helicase RuvB, with the protein MNENLDPTKNGYNADELDLEKRLRPLSFDDFAGQDQILENLKVFVQAANQRNEALDHTLFHGPPGLGKTTLANILANELQVGIKITSGPVLDKPGDLAGLLTNLEERDVLFIDEIHRLSPIVEEYLYSAMEDFKIDIMIESGPNARTVQINLNPFTLIGATTRSGLLTAPMRARFGISSRLQYYTTELLTTIVERSAAIFKMPITMEAAIEIAGRSRGTPRIANALLRRVRDFAQIKGNGKIDIEIARYALKALNVDAHGLDEMDNKILTTIIEKFKGGPVGLSTLATAVSESSETIEEVYEPFLIQEGFIMRTPRGREVTDKAYKHLGKLKTNIQGGLF; encoded by the coding sequence ATGAATGAAAATTTAGATCCAACTAAAAACGGTTATAATGCGGATGAACTTGATCTTGAAAAAAGATTGCGACCTCTTTCATTCGATGATTTTGCCGGTCAAGATCAGATATTGGAAAATTTAAAAGTTTTTGTTCAGGCAGCTAATCAAAGAAATGAAGCGCTTGATCACACCCTTTTCCATGGACCTCCAGGTTTAGGGAAAACTACTCTTGCTAATATTCTTGCAAATGAGCTTCAAGTAGGAATTAAGATTACTTCTGGTCCTGTTTTAGATAAGCCAGGAGACTTAGCCGGTTTATTAACGAATCTTGAAGAAAGAGATGTGTTATTTATTGATGAAATCCATCGTTTAAGCCCCATAGTTGAAGAATATTTATATTCGGCAATGGAAGACTTTAAAATTGATATTATGATTGAATCTGGTCCAAATGCACGTACTGTTCAAATCAATCTAAATCCATTTACTTTAATTGGTGCTACAACACGATCTGGACTACTAACAGCACCCATGAGAGCGCGTTTTGGGATATCATCCAGGTTGCAATATTATACGACCGAGTTATTAACCACTATTGTGGAGAGAAGTGCAGCTATTTTTAAAATGCCTATCACAATGGAAGCAGCAATAGAGATTGCAGGTAGAAGTAGAGGTACTCCCCGAATTGCAAATGCTTTATTGCGTCGTGTTCGTGATTTTGCACAAATTAAAGGTAATGGTAAGATAGACATTGAAATTGCTCGTTATGCGCTAAAAGCACTTAATGTAGATGCTCATGGTCTTGACGAAATGGATAATAAAATACTTACTACAATTATTGAAAAATTCAAAGGAGGCCCTGTAGGTTTATCAACTTTGGCAACTGCCGTATCTGAAAGTAGTGAAACTATCGAAGAAGTTTATGAACCATTCCTTATTCAAGAGGGTTTTATTATGAGGACTCCAAGAGGTAGAGAAGTCACAGATAAAGCCTATAAACATTTGGGTAAGTTAAAAACAAATATTCAAGGCGGATTGTTTTAA
- the queG gene encoding tRNA epoxyqueuosine(34) reductase QueG — MSLKSKYTAFIKSEAKRLGFFACGISKAQFLEEEAPRLENWLNKNRNGEMSYMENHFDKRLNPTLLVDDAKSVISLLLNYYPEKFQNPDSFKISKYAFGQDYHFVIKEKLKELLFSIQSTIGEVSGRAFVDSAPVLDKAWAAKSGLGWIGKNSNLLTQKVGSFYFIAELIIDLDLDYDNSTSDHCGTCTSCIDACPTEAIVAPYIVDGSKCISYFTIELKENIPHEMKGNFDDWVFGCDVCQDVCPWNKFSKAHNEPLFNPNPELLSMSKKDWKEITEETFKVVFENSPLKRAKFDGLKRNIDFLE; from the coding sequence ATAAGTTTAAAATCTAAATATACAGCGTTCATTAAATCCGAGGCAAAACGCCTTGGTTTTTTTGCGTGTGGTATTTCCAAAGCTCAGTTTTTAGAAGAGGAAGCGCCTCGATTAGAAAATTGGTTAAATAAAAACAGAAATGGTGAAATGTCCTATATGGAAAATCATTTCGACAAACGTTTAAACCCTACCTTGCTAGTTGATGATGCAAAAAGTGTAATTTCTCTTTTGTTGAATTATTATCCAGAAAAATTTCAAAATCCAGATTCTTTCAAAATTTCTAAATATGCTTTTGGACAAGATTATCATTTTGTCATTAAAGAAAAGCTTAAGGAGTTATTATTTTCTATCCAATCAACTATTGGTGAGGTTTCAGGTCGTGCATTTGTAGATTCTGCGCCAGTATTGGATAAAGCTTGGGCTGCAAAAAGTGGCTTAGGCTGGATAGGTAAAAATAGTAATTTATTAACTCAAAAAGTAGGTTCTTTTTACTTCATAGCTGAACTCATTATAGATTTAGATTTAGATTATGATAATTCTACATCGGATCATTGTGGAACCTGTACATCTTGTATCGACGCTTGTCCAACTGAAGCGATTGTAGCACCGTATATTGTAGATGGAAGTAAATGTATCTCTTATTTTACTATAGAACTTAAAGAGAATATTCCTCATGAAATGAAAGGAAATTTTGATGATTGGGTATTTGGATGTGATGTCTGTCAGGACGTTTGTCCATGGAATAAGTTTTCAAAAGCACATAATGAACCTTTATTTAATCCAAATCCAGAATTACTTTCTATGTCCAAAAAAGATTGGAAAGAAATTACCGAAGAAACGTTTAAAGTTGTGTTTGAAAATTCGCCTCTTAAAAGGGCAAAGTTCGATGGGTTAAAGAGAAATATTGATTTTCTAGAATAA